A region of Paraburkholderia largidicola DNA encodes the following proteins:
- a CDS encoding PLP-dependent aminotransferase family protein, with protein MKLDIELNRESGVPLTEQIVSGVQDWIRSRTAHPGAKLPSIRQFATDNEISRFPVIEAYDRLVSLGYLDSRPGSGFYVAERHRAAMSCQGASDPRRAEDESTHILQQFNHPGESLKLGSGFIPEAWRDMDSLAQAIRHVSRTDGASMIDYATPLGNATLRELLQGRIAQLGIEAEASQILITFGASQAMDLLMRYMLKPGDTIFVEDPGYYNFNGLLKLHGVNLVGIPRTRTGPDLDAMQTQLQQHRPKLFFINSVFHNPTGTTIAPPIAFRLLQLAREHNFKIIEDDIYADFQTEPTDRLATLDQLEHVIYIGGLSKTLSSSLRIGYVIADHATIKDLADIKMLTSIGGSRFAEAVTVALLERGMYRKHLERLRRRMRDALGATVQTLEMSGWQVFENPLGGKFVWARVPHIENAERLVECGAPLGVTVAPGSYFRPNAEPSPWIRVNAAFANDPRARAFFEAAVQLKP; from the coding sequence ATGAAGCTCGACATTGAACTGAACCGCGAAAGCGGCGTACCGCTCACCGAGCAGATCGTCAGCGGCGTACAGGACTGGATACGCTCGCGCACCGCGCATCCCGGCGCGAAGCTGCCGTCGATCCGCCAGTTCGCCACCGACAACGAAATCAGCCGTTTCCCCGTAATCGAGGCCTACGACCGGCTCGTGTCGCTCGGTTATCTGGATTCGCGGCCAGGGTCCGGCTTCTACGTCGCCGAACGGCATCGCGCCGCGATGAGTTGCCAGGGCGCGTCCGACCCGCGCCGCGCCGAAGATGAATCGACGCATATCCTGCAGCAGTTCAATCATCCCGGCGAATCGCTGAAGCTCGGCAGCGGCTTCATTCCCGAGGCATGGCGCGACATGGACAGCCTCGCGCAGGCGATCCGCCACGTGTCGCGCACCGACGGCGCGAGCATGATCGATTACGCCACGCCGCTCGGCAACGCGACGCTACGCGAGCTTCTGCAAGGGCGCATCGCGCAGCTCGGCATCGAAGCGGAGGCCTCGCAGATCCTGATCACGTTCGGCGCGAGCCAGGCGATGGACCTGCTGATGCGCTACATGCTCAAGCCTGGCGACACGATCTTCGTCGAAGACCCGGGCTACTACAACTTCAACGGCCTGCTGAAGCTGCATGGCGTGAACCTTGTCGGCATTCCCCGCACGCGCACGGGCCCCGACCTCGACGCGATGCAAACGCAATTGCAGCAGCATCGGCCGAAGCTGTTCTTCATCAATTCGGTGTTTCACAACCCGACGGGCACGACGATCGCGCCGCCCATCGCGTTCCGCCTGCTGCAACTCGCGCGCGAGCACAACTTCAAGATCATCGAAGACGATATCTACGCCGACTTCCAGACCGAACCCACCGATCGCCTCGCCACGCTCGATCAGCTCGAACATGTGATCTACATCGGCGGGCTGTCGAAGACCTTGTCGTCGTCGCTGCGGATCGGCTATGTGATCGCGGATCACGCAACCATCAAGGATCTCGCCGACATCAAGATGCTGACGAGCATCGGCGGCTCGCGCTTTGCGGAAGCCGTGACCGTCGCGCTGCTCGAACGCGGCATGTATCGCAAGCATCTCGAAAGATTGCGCCGGCGCATGCGGGATGCGCTCGGCGCCACCGTGCAAACGCTCGAAATGAGCGGCTGGCAGGTATTCGAAAATCCGCTGGGCGGCAAGTTCGTGTGGGCGCGCGTGCCGCACATCGAGAACGCGGAGCGGCTCGTCGAGTGTGGCGCGCCGCTCGGCGTGACGGTGGCGCCCGGCAGCTACTTCCGGCCCAACGCGGAGCCGAGCCCGTGGATACGCGTCAACGCCGCGTTTGCCAACGATCCGCGCGCGCGCGCGTTCTTCGAGGCAGCGGTGCAGTTGAAGCCGTAG
- a CDS encoding DUF2917 domain-containing protein encodes MREIRTFELEHGEPASAWRVAQPLAVNVLAGELWLTVEGDAEDYWLAAGESFELKRGAVAWLSAGRDGVRLSLTVASGPSDTVRVERRRAPRWTWMPRWLLTA; translated from the coding sequence ATGCGTGAAATCCGTACTTTCGAACTCGAGCACGGCGAGCCGGCAAGCGCCTGGCGGGTCGCGCAGCCGCTTGCCGTGAACGTGCTGGCGGGCGAACTCTGGCTGACCGTCGAAGGGGACGCCGAGGATTACTGGCTCGCAGCGGGCGAGTCTTTCGAACTCAAGCGCGGCGCTGTTGCGTGGCTGAGCGCGGGGCGGGACGGCGTGCGCCTCTCGCTGACGGTGGCGAGCGGCCCGAGCGACACCGTGCGGGTCGAGCGGCGGCGCGCGCCGCGCTGGACATGGATGCCGCGCTGGCTGCTGACGGCCTGA
- a CDS encoding citrate synthase family protein, protein MSNAMSAPRYLSADEAAAMLGISVTTLYAYVSRGMLRSAPDANSKRRRYDADEVRRLARRKEDGKRAGKVAQKVLDWGVPVLESSITLIADGKLLYRGRDAMELARTATLEEVAALLWECSARRIADAPAAPLGAAQWSAWLKLWSDSAPLDRALVLLPAAAAQMPRVWALGRDAQLDNACALIRLTAGAMVSAAPSNEPLHKQLASAWGVRNRAQINLLRAALVACADHELNASTFTVRCITSTGTHLFGAVVGGLAALSGPRHGGETARIAALFDEAARAADLDRYLATRLAQHEQHEQSAPGPVISGFGHPLYPDGDPRARLLLAWLDECAPARSPFADVQRLARAVRDTTGAEPTVDYALAAIERVLGLPAGAAFTLFAVGRVTGWIAHAMEQTSDGRLIRPRARYIGAYEVD, encoded by the coding sequence ATGTCCAATGCGATGTCCGCCCCACGCTATCTGTCCGCCGATGAAGCCGCCGCGATGCTCGGCATCAGCGTTACGACGCTCTATGCGTACGTCAGCCGCGGCATGCTGCGCTCCGCGCCGGACGCGAACAGCAAGCGCCGCCGCTACGACGCCGACGAAGTGCGCCGCCTCGCGCGCCGCAAGGAAGACGGCAAACGCGCGGGCAAGGTCGCGCAAAAGGTGCTGGATTGGGGCGTGCCCGTGCTCGAATCGTCGATTACGCTGATCGCGGACGGCAAGCTGCTGTACCGCGGCCGCGACGCGATGGAACTCGCGCGCACGGCGACATTGGAGGAAGTGGCGGCCCTGCTGTGGGAATGCAGCGCGCGGCGTATCGCCGATGCACCCGCTGCGCCGCTTGGCGCTGCGCAATGGTCGGCGTGGCTCAAGCTGTGGAGCGACAGTGCGCCGCTCGATCGCGCGCTCGTGCTGCTGCCTGCCGCCGCCGCGCAGATGCCGCGTGTCTGGGCGCTCGGCCGCGATGCGCAGCTCGATAATGCCTGCGCGCTGATCCGGCTGACGGCGGGTGCCATGGTTTCCGCGGCGCCGTCGAACGAACCGCTGCATAAACAACTCGCCAGCGCGTGGGGTGTGCGCAACCGCGCGCAGATCAATCTGCTGCGCGCGGCGCTCGTCGCATGTGCGGATCACGAGCTGAATGCGTCGACATTTACGGTGCGGTGTATCACGTCGACGGGGACGCATCTGTTCGGCGCCGTGGTGGGCGGCCTTGCCGCGTTGTCGGGACCGAGGCACGGCGGAGAAACGGCACGCATCGCCGCGTTGTTCGACGAAGCCGCGCGCGCTGCCGATCTCGACCGTTATCTGGCCACGCGGCTCGCGCAGCACGAGCAGCACGAGCAGAGCGCGCCGGGTCCCGTGATCTCCGGGTTCGGTCATCCGCTGTATCCGGACGGCGATCCGCGCGCGCGGCTGCTGCTGGCATGGCTCGATGAATGTGCGCCTGCCCGCTCGCCGTTCGCCGACGTGCAGCGGCTTGCGCGTGCCGTGCGGGACACGACAGGCGCCGAGCCGACGGTCGACTATGCCCTCGCAGCTATCGAACGGGTGCTCGGCCTGCCCGCCGGCGCGGCGTTCACGCTTTTCGCGGTAGGCCGCGTGACGGGCTGGATCGCCCACGCGATGGAACAGACCAGCGACGGGCGGCTGATCCGTCCGCGCGCCAGGTACATCGGCGCGTACGAAGTGGACTGA
- a CDS encoding CoA transferase produces MTPQLALDHLWSVAGCDPALLDYVSIDGNDPALPSVFRVGTLASASIAVMALAAANCFRLRTGRMQQVDVSVRRALIAFRSERYLRVNDGLPPELRHPVTGFYATRDGRWIQLHTNFPHHLQGVLKVLGCDGDHGAVAEAIRGWDGAPLDQTLADAGLCAALTRSPREWAALDQAKAIANLPLFEIERIGEAPPEAPGRGDAQRPLSGTRVLDLSRIIAGPVAGRALAQHGADVMLINGPNLPNIAPLVVDNGRGKRSTTLDLREAAAREQLQALAAQADVFMQAYRPGSLAARGFDPETLARLRPGIVCVSISAYGHAGPWATRRGFDSLVQSASGIAHTESRAAGVDGPKHLPCQALDHATGYLAAFGAMVALARRAQEGGSWHVRLSLAQTGRWLQSMGQIEAGWRVPDVTYDEVQDGLHQVDSPFGRVRAAAPAERMSETPAFYARPPVPIGSDAPRWED; encoded by the coding sequence ATGACGCCCCAGCTCGCTCTCGATCATCTGTGGTCCGTTGCCGGTTGCGATCCGGCCTTGCTCGACTATGTGTCGATCGACGGCAACGACCCGGCGTTGCCCTCCGTGTTCCGCGTCGGGACACTCGCGAGCGCATCGATTGCGGTGATGGCGCTCGCCGCCGCCAATTGCTTCAGGCTACGCACGGGCCGCATGCAGCAGGTCGACGTGAGCGTGCGACGCGCCTTGATTGCCTTTCGCAGCGAGCGCTATCTGCGCGTGAACGATGGCTTGCCGCCGGAACTGCGCCATCCCGTCACCGGCTTCTACGCGACGCGCGACGGCCGCTGGATCCAGTTGCACACGAACTTTCCGCATCATCTGCAGGGCGTGTTGAAGGTGCTCGGTTGCGACGGCGATCACGGTGCGGTTGCCGAGGCGATTCGCGGCTGGGACGGCGCGCCGCTCGATCAGACACTCGCCGACGCCGGCCTCTGCGCGGCGCTGACCCGCTCGCCGCGCGAATGGGCGGCCCTTGATCAGGCGAAGGCGATTGCGAACCTGCCGCTGTTCGAAATCGAGCGAATCGGTGAGGCGCCGCCCGAAGCGCCGGGCCGTGGCGATGCGCAGAGGCCGCTGTCAGGCACGCGCGTGCTCGATCTGTCGCGGATCATTGCGGGTCCGGTCGCAGGGCGCGCGCTCGCGCAGCATGGCGCCGACGTAATGCTGATCAACGGCCCGAATCTGCCGAACATCGCGCCGCTCGTCGTCGACAACGGGCGCGGCAAGCGCTCCACGACGCTGGATCTGCGTGAGGCCGCGGCACGCGAGCAATTGCAGGCGCTGGCCGCGCAAGCGGATGTGTTCATGCAGGCGTATCGCCCCGGCTCGCTTGCCGCGCGCGGCTTCGATCCCGAAACGCTGGCGCGGCTGCGGCCCGGCATCGTCTGCGTGTCGATTTCGGCGTATGGGCATGCGGGGCCCTGGGCGACGCGGCGCGGTTTCGACAGTCTCGTGCAGTCGGCAAGCGGCATCGCGCATACGGAGAGCCGTGCGGCGGGCGTCGACGGGCCGAAGCATCTGCCGTGTCAGGCGCTCGATCACGCGACGGGCTATCTCGCGGCGTTCGGTGCGATGGTCGCGCTCGCGCGGCGCGCGCAGGAGGGCGGCAGCTGGCATGTGCGGCTGTCGCTGGCGCAGACGGGCCGCTGGCTTCAATCGATGGGACAGATCGAAGCGGGCTGGCGTGTGCCCGATGTCACGTACGACGAAGTGCAGGACGGTTTGCACCAGGTCGATTCGCCGTTTGGCCGCGTGCGGGCGGCGGCACCTGCCGAACGGATGTCGGAAACACCCGCGTTCTATGCGCGGCCGCCCGTGCCCATCGGCTCCGATGCGCCGCGCTGGGAAGACTGA
- a CDS encoding GntR family transcriptional regulator, translating into MNPASEDRWRDLRPDPENDTPLYLQLARKLGSAIHENRWNAGEALPSERVLSDALGVSRITARKAIALLVEQGLIRRSQGAGSFITPRYEDPLSRLSSFSEMLRRRGFTPSSQWLSREIVPANRDEVIQLGLSPAAAVTRLRRLRLADGIVMAVENSTFPASIIPDPQAIGDSLYTYLEQRGLTIVRALQHFRAVNASDEIAQQMSIAPNEALLLITRVGYTADQRAIELTDTYCRNDYYDFVAELRK; encoded by the coding sequence ATGAACCCAGCCTCGGAAGACCGTTGGCGCGATCTGCGCCCGGACCCGGAAAACGATACGCCGCTGTATCTTCAGCTCGCCCGCAAGCTCGGCAGTGCGATCCACGAGAACCGCTGGAACGCAGGCGAAGCGCTGCCATCGGAGCGCGTGCTGTCGGATGCGCTCGGCGTGTCGCGCATCACGGCACGCAAAGCGATCGCGCTGCTCGTCGAACAGGGCTTGATTCGCCGCTCGCAGGGCGCGGGCAGTTTCATCACGCCGCGCTACGAAGATCCGCTGTCGCGTCTGTCGAGCTTCAGCGAAATGCTGCGCCGGCGCGGCTTTACGCCGAGTTCGCAATGGCTGTCGCGCGAGATCGTGCCCGCCAATCGCGATGAAGTGATCCAGCTCGGGCTCTCGCCCGCTGCGGCCGTCACGCGGTTGCGCCGCCTGCGTCTCGCGGACGGCATCGTGATGGCCGTCGAAAATTCGACGTTCCCCGCTTCCATCATTCCCGACCCGCAGGCTATCGGCGATTCGCTGTACACGTATCTCGAACAGCGAGGCCTGACGATCGTGCGCGCGTTGCAGCATTTCCGCGCCGTCAACGCGAGCGACGAGATCGCGCAGCAGATGAGCATCGCGCCGAACGAAGCATTGCTGCTGATCACGCGCGTCGGCTACACGGCCGACCAGCGCGCAATCGAACTGACCGACACTTACTGCCGCAACGACTACTACGACTTCGTCGCCGAACTGCGCAAGTAG
- a CDS encoding aldo/keto reductase, whose amino-acid sequence MTKDIASVTLPDGERIPKLGQGTWEMGEHPSRRKAEIEALRGGIELGMTLIDTAEMYGEGATESLLGEALQGVRDDVFLVSKVYPHNASRRGVQHACDQSLKRLKTDRIDLYLLHWRGSVPLEETVAGFEALRRDGKIRHWGVSNFDVDDMEELVGVPHGDACATNQILYNVARRGPEFDLLPWLAGRKMPAMAYSPVDHARLPKRSPLDDIAAPHGVSVFQIALAWVLRQPDVFAIPKSGRIEHVRDNHRALDLQLSADDLAAIDAHFRPPRSKRPLEML is encoded by the coding sequence ATGACGAAGGACATCGCCAGCGTGACGCTGCCCGACGGCGAGCGCATTCCGAAACTCGGGCAGGGCACGTGGGAGATGGGCGAGCATCCGTCGCGCCGCAAGGCCGAGATCGAGGCGCTGCGCGGCGGCATCGAACTCGGCATGACGCTGATCGACACCGCGGAAATGTACGGCGAAGGCGCGACGGAATCGCTATTGGGCGAAGCGTTGCAGGGCGTGCGCGACGACGTGTTCCTGGTCAGCAAGGTCTATCCGCACAACGCGAGCAGGCGCGGCGTGCAGCATGCCTGCGACCAGTCGTTGAAGCGCCTGAAGACCGATCGCATCGATCTGTATCTGTTGCACTGGCGCGGCTCGGTGCCGCTCGAAGAAACCGTTGCGGGCTTCGAGGCACTGCGCCGCGACGGCAAGATACGTCACTGGGGCGTGAGCAATTTCGATGTCGACGATATGGAAGAACTCGTCGGCGTGCCGCATGGCGATGCATGCGCGACGAACCAGATTCTCTACAACGTCGCGCGGCGCGGCCCGGAGTTCGATCTGCTGCCGTGGCTCGCGGGCCGCAAGATGCCCGCGATGGCGTACAGCCCCGTCGATCATGCGCGCCTGCCGAAGCGTTCGCCGCTCGACGATATCGCCGCGCCGCACGGCGTGTCGGTGTTTCAGATCGCGCTGGCGTGGGTGCTGCGGCAGCCGGATGTGTTCGCGATTCCGAAGTCAGGGCGCATCGAGCACGTGCGCGACAACCACCGCGCGCTCGACCTGCAGCTATCCGCCGACGATCTCGCCGCTATCGATGCGCACTTTCGTCCGCCCCGCAGCAAGCGGCCGCTCGAGATGCTATGA
- a CDS encoding ABC transporter ATP-binding protein, which produces MNGPSPPPPPASFPAFDVSKSEQSDALTIVGLTVAYRTRGRERDVLQDVSFRIRRGESYGLVGESGCGKSTVAMATLRYLARNGRVKAGRISIAGKEVHSLDAAALRELRANRISMVYQDPSRALNPSLTIARQVGEAFEASGATREDGLKQTADMLRKVRIAEPERVMDSYPHQLSGGMQQRVVIAMALASKPALLILDEPTTGLDATVEAEVLDLVAQLREEFHTAVLFISHNLAVIGRMCERVGVLYAGKLVEEGATQDVFARPRHPYTVGLLRCLPTVGRSKDTDRLDTIAGSLPQPGSVTQGCIYAERCRLADDRCRREAPPPYRLSARHGDQMSRCHYHERAMELPRATPADAPAQTSGNTHAAHDASPVLRAESVSKTFHVAGAALRAVDDVSLELAKGETLGLVGESGSGKTTLAKLLLGLVSPDAGSVIELDGTPLPARVTNRNDEQVKSLQIVFQNPDSALNRAHSVRRLIGRALSRLSALHGEAREERLASLAQAVRLPDRYLTSRTRQLSGGLKQRVAIARAFAGDPRIVVCDEPTSALDVSVQAAILNLLADLQRDRSVSYVFISHDLNVVRYLSDRIAVLYVGRLLEIGPASAVFDGPHHPYTEALLSSVPALDQQDGEAFPDAKPQRIRLAGELPSPAAPPSGCVFHTRCPRKLGAICEQQDPPYADAGDAHRIRCHIPVDELRVLQRRN; this is translated from the coding sequence ATGAACGGTCCCTCTCCTCCCCCGCCGCCCGCTTCGTTTCCCGCCTTCGATGTGTCGAAGAGCGAGCAGTCCGACGCGCTCACGATCGTCGGCCTGACAGTCGCGTACCGCACGCGCGGACGCGAGCGCGACGTGCTGCAGGACGTCTCGTTTCGTATCCGGCGCGGCGAATCGTATGGGCTCGTCGGCGAATCGGGCTGCGGCAAATCGACGGTCGCGATGGCGACGCTGCGCTATCTTGCGCGCAACGGACGCGTGAAGGCAGGCCGCATATCGATTGCGGGCAAGGAAGTGCATTCTCTCGACGCCGCCGCGTTGCGCGAACTGCGCGCGAACAGAATATCGATGGTCTATCAGGACCCGTCGCGCGCGCTCAACCCGTCGCTGACGATCGCACGCCAGGTGGGCGAAGCGTTCGAGGCATCCGGTGCGACGCGTGAAGATGGACTGAAGCAAACGGCCGACATGCTGCGCAAGGTGCGCATCGCCGAGCCCGAACGCGTGATGGACAGCTATCCGCATCAGTTGTCGGGCGGCATGCAGCAGCGCGTCGTGATTGCAATGGCGCTCGCGTCGAAGCCCGCGCTGCTGATTCTCGACGAACCGACAACAGGTCTCGACGCGACGGTCGAAGCCGAAGTGCTCGATCTCGTCGCGCAATTGCGCGAAGAATTCCATACCGCCGTGCTGTTCATCAGCCACAACCTCGCGGTGATCGGCAGGATGTGCGAACGCGTCGGCGTGCTCTACGCGGGTAAGCTCGTCGAAGAAGGCGCGACGCAGGATGTGTTTGCGCGCCCGCGCCATCCGTACACGGTCGGCCTGTTGCGTTGTCTGCCGACTGTCGGCCGCAGCAAGGACACTGACCGGCTCGACACGATTGCAGGCAGCCTGCCGCAACCGGGTTCCGTCACGCAGGGCTGCATTTATGCGGAGCGCTGCCGTCTCGCCGACGACCGCTGCCGCCGCGAAGCGCCGCCGCCGTATCGACTGAGCGCGCGGCATGGCGATCAGATGTCGCGCTGCCATTACCACGAGCGCGCAATGGAACTGCCGCGCGCGACACCCGCCGATGCACCCGCGCAGACTTCGGGCAACACGCATGCAGCACACGACGCTTCGCCCGTGCTGCGCGCGGAAAGCGTATCGAAGACATTCCACGTCGCGGGCGCAGCGCTGCGCGCCGTCGACGATGTATCGCTCGAACTCGCAAAGGGCGAGACGCTCGGCCTCGTCGGCGAATCCGGCAGCGGCAAGACGACGCTTGCGAAGCTGCTGCTCGGCCTCGTCTCGCCCGATGCCGGCAGCGTCATCGAACTCGACGGCACGCCTTTGCCGGCGCGCGTCACGAACCGCAACGACGAACAGGTGAAGTCGCTGCAGATCGTGTTCCAGAATCCCGACTCGGCGCTCAATCGCGCGCACTCGGTCAGACGACTGATCGGGCGCGCGTTGTCGCGCCTGTCCGCGCTGCACGGCGAGGCGCGCGAAGAAAGGCTTGCGTCGCTCGCACAGGCGGTCAGGCTGCCCGACCGTTATCTGACATCGCGCACGCGGCAACTGTCGGGCGGGTTGAAGCAGCGCGTCGCGATTGCGCGTGCGTTCGCAGGCGATCCGCGCATTGTCGTATGCGACGAGCCGACTTCCGCGCTCGACGTGTCCGTGCAGGCCGCGATCCTCAATCTGCTCGCCGATCTGCAGCGCGATCGCAGCGTGAGCTATGTGTTCATCTCGCACGATCTGAATGTCGTGCGCTATCTGTCCGATCGCATCGCCGTGCTGTATGTCGGGCGCCTGCTGGAAATCGGGCCCGCGTCGGCCGTGTTCGACGGTCCGCATCATCCTTATACGGAAGCCCTGCTGTCGTCGGTGCCCGCGCTCGATCAACAGGACGGCGAAGCCTTTCCCGACGCGAAGCCGCAGCGCATCCGCCTCGCCGGCGAACTGCCGAGCCCTGCCGCGCCGCCGTCCGGCTGCGTGTTTCATACGCGCTGTCCGCGCAAGCTGGGCGCGATCTGCGAACAGCAAGACCCGCCCTACGCCGATGCCGGCGACGCGCATCGCATCCGCTGCCATATCCCCGTCGACGAATTGCGCGTGCTCCAGCGCCGCAACTGA
- a CDS encoding ABC transporter permease — protein sequence MSTMASPPPSSNTPVPAAPRARDTRYDALRMLLRSPTFIVGAVILLWWIVCAIAGTWVAPLDPYASDPLNSLTPPAAGHWFGTDQLGRDVLSRVIVGARDILTIAPLATLLGTLAGTALGLTVGYFDGWVDNVVGRAIDAVLALPLVIVALLALAAVGASNLTVILVIGITFTPITARTVRAAVFAERHLDYVAAAQLRGENAFYIMFAEILPNVLPPIIVEATVRLGYAIFAVATLSFLGFGIQPPSADWGLALSESYTLMAGGAWWTVVFDAAAIASLVVGVNLIADAVEGAVDA from the coding sequence ATGAGCACGATGGCTTCGCCTCCGCCCTCGTCGAACACCCCCGTGCCTGCCGCGCCGCGCGCGAGAGACACACGCTACGACGCGCTGCGCATGCTGCTGCGCTCGCCGACGTTCATCGTCGGCGCGGTGATCTTGCTGTGGTGGATCGTCTGCGCGATTGCGGGAACGTGGGTCGCGCCACTCGATCCCTATGCATCCGATCCTTTGAATTCGCTCACACCGCCCGCTGCAGGCCACTGGTTCGGCACCGATCAACTCGGCCGCGACGTGCTGTCGCGTGTGATCGTCGGCGCGCGTGACATCCTGACCATCGCGCCGCTCGCGACGCTGCTCGGCACGCTTGCGGGTACGGCACTCGGCCTGACGGTCGGCTACTTCGACGGCTGGGTCGACAACGTGGTCGGGCGCGCAATCGACGCCGTGCTCGCGCTGCCGCTGGTGATCGTCGCGCTGCTTGCCCTGGCCGCAGTCGGCGCGTCGAACCTGACGGTGATTCTCGTGATCGGCATCACGTTCACGCCCATCACGGCCCGCACGGTGCGAGCCGCCGTGTTCGCCGAACGCCATCTCGACTATGTCGCCGCCGCCCAGCTGCGCGGCGAGAACGCGTTCTACATCATGTTCGCGGAGATCCTGCCGAACGTGTTGCCGCCCATCATCGTCGAAGCGACCGTGCGTCTCGGCTACGCGATCTTCGCGGTCGCCACGCTGTCGTTCCTCGGCTTCGGCATCCAGCCGCCTTCCGCCGACTGGGGCCTCGCGCTCTCCGAGTCGTACACGCTGATGGCAGGCGGCGCATGGTGGACCGTCGTGTTCGATGCGGCCGCGATCGCGTCGCTGGTGGTTGGCGTGAACCTGATCGCGGATGCCGTGGAAGGCGCCGTCGACGCATGA
- a CDS encoding ABC transporter permease: MSTTVSASVARGPRGSAMRVVRFVGTRVGLSLITLWLLSVIVFAGGQMLPGDIGRAILGPLADARAVAALNHQLGADRPLLTQYTQWITQFVQGDMGLSYTYREPVASFVGSALANSAKLGFLAFIVVVPLGIAGGVWAAMHAGRWLDRTISIAGLSATVVPEFVSSIVLILVFGVWLQWLPIDATYPPDAGIFTQLKHLVLPVLPLVFVFFGYIARMARAGTVEALDADYTRTAILKGLPPHIVIGRHVLRNALLPTITVAATQLGYMIGGLVVVETLFHYQGIGSLIYNAAKAKDFPMLEGGVLTIGVVYTVANLVADALYVLLNPRLRVRSAE; this comes from the coding sequence ATGTCGACCACGGTTTCCGCTTCCGTCGCTCGTGGCCCGCGCGGCAGTGCGATGCGCGTCGTGCGCTTCGTCGGGACGCGGGTCGGGCTGTCACTGATCACGCTGTGGCTGCTGTCGGTGATCGTGTTCGCGGGCGGCCAGATGCTGCCTGGCGATATCGGCCGCGCGATACTCGGCCCGCTCGCCGATGCGCGCGCCGTCGCCGCGCTCAATCATCAGCTCGGCGCGGACCGTCCTCTTCTCACGCAATACACGCAGTGGATCACGCAGTTCGTGCAAGGCGACATGGGCTTGTCGTATACGTATCGCGAGCCTGTCGCGTCGTTCGTCGGCAGTGCGCTGGCGAACTCGGCGAAGCTCGGCTTTCTCGCATTCATCGTAGTGGTACCGCTCGGCATCGCGGGCGGCGTATGGGCCGCGATGCACGCGGGGCGCTGGCTCGACCGCACGATCAGCATCGCAGGTCTGTCGGCGACCGTCGTGCCTGAGTTCGTGTCGTCGATCGTGCTGATACTCGTGTTCGGCGTGTGGCTGCAATGGCTGCCCATCGACGCCACGTATCCGCCCGACGCAGGCATCTTCACGCAACTGAAGCATCTCGTGCTGCCCGTGCTGCCGCTCGTGTTCGTGTTCTTCGGCTATATCGCGCGGATGGCGCGCGCGGGCACCGTCGAGGCGCTCGATGCCGACTACACGCGCACCGCGATCCTGAAGGGGTTGCCGCCGCATATCGTGATCGGCCGGCACGTGCTGCGCAATGCATTGCTGCCGACCATCACCGTCGCGGCGACGCAGCTCGGCTACATGATCGGCGGACTGGTCGTCGTGGAGACGCTGTTCCACTATCAGGGCATCGGCTCGCTGATCTACAACGCAGCGAAGGCCAAAGACTTCCCGATGCTCGAAGGCGGCGTGCTGACCATCGGCGTGGTCTACACGGTCGCCAATCTCGTCGCCGACGCACTGTACGTGCTGCTCAATCCGCGCCTGCGCGTGAGGAGTGCCGAATGA